The following proteins are encoded in a genomic region of Cryptomeria japonica chromosome 11, Sugi_1.0, whole genome shotgun sequence:
- the LOC131063090 gene encoding early nodulin-like protein 15: MDINISIYIAVTAGILFTTFQGVFGTNHTVSWKICSNQSYERDRGHGSKFLVGDILVFRREDENDVIARVMSKSEYEECRAESSKALIYKSGEGIELNKSGSWYFMSRISDRCKSGEKVMISVVTGSVVRNRSLRRGGSGHGGGGGGSAGSGGSGTPGGITNPKGGNRSRPKDDNAAAAVSSSFLIVLLGLSLILFNIY; the protein is encoded by the exons ATGGATATCAACATCTCTATATACATAGCAGTTACAGCAGGGATTCTGTTTACAACATTCCAAGGAGTATTCGGGACAAATCACACTGTCAGCTGGAAAATCTGTAGCAACCAGAGTTATGAAAGAGATCGGGGTCATGGATCAAAATTTCTTGTTGGCGACATATTGG TATTTCGTAGGGAGGATGAAAACGATGTTATTGCTCGAGTGATGTCGAAATCCGAGTACGAGGAGTGCAGAGCGGAGAGTTCAAAGGCGTTAATATACAAAAGTGGGGAGGGCATTGAACTGAATAAGAGCGGTAGCTGGTATTTTATGTCGAGGATTTCTGATCGTTGTAAATCGGGAGAAAAAGTGATGATAAGTGTTGTGACAGGATCTGTGGTAAGGAATCGGAGTTTAAGACGTGGAGGATCTGGGCATGGCGGTGGCGGCGGAGGAAGTGCAGGGAGTGGAGGAAGTGGAACTCCAGGGGGAATTACTAATCCGAAAGGAGGAAACCGATCTCGCCCAAAAGATGATAATGCCGCGGCTGCTGTGTCATCTTCTTTTCTAATCGTATTGCTTGGATTATCTTTGATCTTGTTCAACATATACTGA
- the LOC131063111 gene encoding uncharacterized protein LOC131063111, with protein MEDENDAIARVMLESEYKACRAGASTASIYKGGEGIELNTSGSWYFMSRISDCCKSGEKVMIRVDEGGMVRNRSLRHGGSGHGGEDGGSKNPKGGNRSRFKNSNSAAAVTCSFLIVLLGLSSILFNIY; from the coding sequence ATGGAGGATGAAAATGATGCCATTGCCCGAGTGATGCTGGAATCGGAGTATAAGGCTTGTAGAGCGGGGGCTTCAACGGCGTCAATATACAAAGGTGGGGAGGGCATTGAACTGAATACGAGTGGAAGCTGGTATTTTATGTCGAGAATTTCTGATTGTTGTAAATCAGGGGAGAAAGTGATGATAAGGGTGGATGAAGGAGGAATGGTAAGGAATCGGAGTTTAAGACATGGAGGATCTGGGCACGGTGGGGAAGATGGAGGAAGTAAGAATCCAAAGGGAGGAAACCGATCTCGCTTTAAGAACAGTAATTCGGCGGCTGCTGTGACATGTTCTTTTCTGATCGTATTGCTTGGGTTGTCTTCAATCTTGTTCAACATATACTGA
- the LOC131063091 gene encoding early nodulin-like protein 14, which yields MDNNISIFVAVIVGILFAACQGVLGRNHSVSWKICSNQSFDRVRGDGSNFLVGDTLVFSMEDENDGIARVMSESEYEECRAEDSKAAIYKYGEGIDLNESGIWYFMSRISDRCKSGEKVMISVVGGSVVRNRSLRRGGSGHGGGRGGSAGSGGTGTGTPGGFTGPKGGNRSRPKDDNAAAALTCSFLIVLLGLSLILFNVF from the exons ATGGATAACAACATCTCTATATTCGTAGCAGTTATAGTAGGAATTCTGTTTGCAGCATGCCAGGGAGTATTGGGAAGAAATCACAGTGTCAGCTGGAAAATCTGTAGCAACCAGAGTTTTGACAGGGTTCGGGGTGATGGATCAAACTTTCTTGTTGGCGACACATTGG TATTTAGTATGGAGGATGAAAACGACGGTATTGCCCGAGTGATGTCGGAATCCGAGTATGAGGAGTGCAGAGCGGAGGATTCAAAGGCGGCAATATACAAATATGGGGAGGGCATTGATCTGAATGAGAGCGGTATCTGGTATTTTATGTCGAGGATTTCTGATCGTTGTAAATCGGGAGAAAAAGTGATGATAAGTGTGGTTGGAGGATCTGTGGTAAGGAATCGGAGTTTAAGACGTGGAGGATCTGGGCACGGTGGCGGCAGAGGAGGAAGTGCGGGGAGTGGAGGAACTGGAACTGGAACTCCAGGGGGATTTACCGGTCCAAAAGGAGGAAACCGGTCTCGCCCAAAAGATGATAATGCCGCGGCTGCTCTGACATGTTCTTTTCTAATCGTATTGCTTGGATTGTCTTTGATCTTGTTCAACGTATTCTGA